AATACTTGGTCTTGGGGGGAGAAATGGAGTAAAAACATGACGCTGTTCCTTAGCATTCTTAACTACTTATTCGAAAAAAGAGTACGACTAAAAGGAAAACAAAAGCGACATCGAACAGTCATTTAATCGATTTTGAAAAACATCTTAGATCTAGTATTCTTCATTGTAGTAGAATTAGGCTTTCAAATAATGGCTGTAACTGCTCATGCAGAAGGGAAATTCATTCGAAAGTACTTTCCTGTTATTTACAGCTGTCGTTTAATAGAATCTCCAAGCGGAGAAACACAAATAATGACTAAAAACAAAGAAAGATAACGACCCAGAAGCGATGGTAGGGTTGGAAGAACAGAGCAAATGGTCTTGTTTTAATTGGTATAGAAGGAGGGGGCAGGTGAGGATAAGAAAACTTGCCCCTAAGGAATAGTCAACAAATAAGGAGGAAGAGGGTTCTATTAGTGGCACAGTGCCCGAGTAACTTTACTATTTTTTGTGTTTGACCACATATTGACCACTTTATTGTTTTGCTTTTTGTAGAGCTTCACCAGATTTATTACTGTGGAGTAGGAAATGGTGATTATTTAGCATTTGATATGAAAGACGATACTAATGCGTCGATCATTTATCTAAGTCATGCAGATAGAGAGGACATGGGTATAAGCTAGCGAATAATTTCATTGAATTCATTGAAAATTGGTCTAGGCTAGGTTTTGTAGGGTGCGAGGATAATCAATTGTTACCTTTTACAATAAGCCCTGATAGTGGTTTAAAACGCAGATGGAAATGCAGCAGAAAGATTAGGACTCTAAATGTTAAATGCGCATAAAATGTTAGTGCATACTCACTATGAGTTTATAAGTTTAACTTATTTTTTCAGCTTTGTTAAATAGTTATGAGTGAGTTTGCATGTGAAATAAGAAAAGTCTTAATAAATTTATTTGTTGGTTGTCTTCTAATGTAATCTTTTATAATTTAAAAATATAAACAGTTTAATGAGGAATTGAGAACCTGGTTATGAAACAGTACTAGAATTGTTAATTTGGAGATTACATATCAATATATTCTACATTCATAGAATGCCCAAAAAATTTATAAAAAAACTTAGCTTGCTCAAAATAATAGTTTGTCTGATCTTTGTTTTTATTCAATTGAAAAGAACATAATGCTACTTGAAAGAAGAGGTTTCCTAAAATACACATGTCTTCAATCTTTTTAGAATAATGAATCCCTTTGTTAGCAGTGTCTTGTGCTAAATCGTATTCCTTACTTTCTATATATAATGTAGCCAAGTTATAAAAAACTTTTACTTTTAGTTTTTGATAATCATATAAATCCAGATCATATGCTAGTAATTTTAGATAGATATTCTTTGCTTCTTTCTCTTGTCTGTTTTCCGCTAACACGTTTGCTATGACATTTTTGATACGTAAGTCTTGGAATAAAGGAATTTCTTTTGTTTGATGATTGATTAAGTTGTTTAGTTCCTTCACGCATTCTTCCCATGAAACCTTTCCGAGGTATTGAGCAGAACGCCAATATTGCCAATTAATATATTGAATATATTTTTGAGAAAAGAAATTAAATTTTAAATTTATCCTCTCAGTTGATGCTAGTTCAAATATTTGTTGATAGTCCTTTTCTTTAACCAACTTTTCTAATAAAGTAACGGTGTCACTCGCATATATATTTTGTTCCTCTTCAATTAGTTGAAAAAAGTAATCAACAGTTACTCCTAGCCGTGAAGCAATATAATACATCGTGTCAATTCTTGGAAAGGCCTTGCCTTTTTCTAAATAACTAATTGTTGTTTGACAACAAAGCCCTTTAGCTAGTTCTTTTTGTGTAATATTTCTTTCTTTGCGTATTTTCTTTACGATTGCTCCTAATTCCTCATTGTTAATCAAAATAACACCCCATTAAAAAATATGAAAAGATTCTTATTTTTTATAAAAAAGATATATATTAACAGTATTTATGGATTAATTATGGGTATATAAGCGTATATCATAGGAGGTTAGATTTCATTTATTGGAGAATATTTAATATTATTATAACAAAATATAACAAATTTGGGAGTTCGTGAAGTGCGGAATAATTACTCGTCATTAGTGGTAGAGGATTCTAAAGTTATTGTAGAATCACTCGTAACATGTTGTAACTAGCCCCTTTTTATTAGAGAACTAAGGAACCGTTACATAGTTTTTGCTAGATTATTTATATGTGAATTTTTAAGTGAGGTGTAGAAGTTTTGATGTTAGAAGTAGTTGATATTAAGAAGAAATATGGAAAAAAAGAAGTATTGAAAGGTGTTACCTTTACAGTAGATAAGGGCGATTTTTTAGGTGTAATTGGTAAAAATGGCGCAGGCAAAACTACACTTACAAATATTATTTGTAAACTCGTTAATCAAGATAGTGGAAACATAACTTACGGATTTAACGAGAATGAAATATACAAAAAGATCGGTGTTCAAACACAATCAGGTGACTTTGACGATCGTCTAAAAGTTGATGATATGTGTACACTTTGGAGAAAAATTTATAAGCTAGATCAGTCTGAAGTGGAAGAATTGCTAAAGAGGTTTGACTTAATAGAAGTCAGGAAGCAATACATTAAGACACTATCAGGTGGTCAAAAACAAAAATTAAACATTCTATTATGCCTATTAAATGACCCTGAACTCTTAATATTAGACGAACTAACAACTTCACTTGATGCAATTAGTAGACATGAGATGCGGAAGTATTTGAAGCAACTGAATGAACAAGGGAGAACAATTATTATGGTTAGTCACTATATGGACGAGGTGGAAGAGCTTTGTAACAAAGTAGTTGTGTTAAAAGATGGAGAAGTTGAACAAACAACTACTCCAAAAGCTTTAGTAGGTACTAAATTTAATAGCTTACAAGATTATTTTGTAGAGTCTGTATAACAATAGGAGGAATACATGAATACAGTTAATGCTTTATTTCAATTAGAAGTGAAAAAACTGCTAAGGACATGGATTATTTTAGGGTTTGGGGTAATTGCTCCTATTTTATTTCTTGTCATGCAAACAGGGATTAGTAATAAAACTCTAGAACTATATGGATTAGAAATCGCTCCTATTGATTACACATTTCCAATGTTTGCGTTTCTAAGCGTAGTTGTACTTGCAATTGGTAATGTTGGTATTGGCTTTTCTTATATGAGAAGTATTTACTTCTTTAGAAGGTTAAGGTTGGCGTCAGTTAAAAGTACCCAATTTATTTTTGCGAACTTTCTTGTGCAGTTATTATGTGCTATTTTCACTATAATATTATTAGTAGTAGTTTCGACGACTGGATACTCGTTAAGTTTAGAAGGAAAAAGCTTTGTAACATTTGGCTTCCTTTTGTTACTTTCCTTTGTCATGTGCTATTTTATTGGGGTATTTATTGGAAACTTAACAACAGATCCGAAAACATCCCAGACTTTATCTATGATCGTTTATTTTGTCATTATCTTTTTAGGTGGTGTTACATTCCCATTTGAAGCATTGCCAGATTTTATGCAAAAGATTTCTTACATGCTTCCGACAACACATGCAGTGAGAATACTTCAAATCTCTTGGAATGGTGGAGATATATGGCAGTCTTATCATATGGAATTTGTGTTTGTAACTACTATTATCGCGGGAATTTTATCGATAAGATTTTTTAAATATGATTAATGATGGACTGTTTAAAGTGATTTAGAAATCAATGTACCGCTGCTTTGACCATATTCAATCGATTGGTTTTCAATAACGATGTTCTCCAAAATTCTAATTGGATGGCACACTCTATATGTGGTGTTATCACCCAATAGGAACATTCTGAATTTAAACTTAAAATATAGTCAGTAACTGGCGTCTGTTCAAGCTTCCTATCATTTTCAATAATGTATATTCCTTTGGATAATAAAAATACTGTGCTTCTAACTCCTTCATTGTAATTGTCGACTGGCTATCTGGATCTTTTAATAAGACTCGAAACGCAAACTCATCATAAACAAACCATTGTCCAACTTGGATTGGTTTTTCCATTTCTTCAGATGTCATACGTTTAAAAACAAGGTGAATAAACAATTTTGAGGAAAACCCACCATCTGTACTAACGTAAAGGTGAAGTTGTATTCCCGTCTCGTTCAATAGTTGAGTCATGCAAGATTCCCGCAAAGACAACTCATCTTAAATTGCATTTGATAAAAAATGGACAGCTTGTTTTTTGTTTATATGCAGCATCTAAAGTTTGTTCAAATTCCTTGCGCGCTTTCCGCATCCATTGTAAATAATCCTCTTGTACTGCTTTAGGTAGTGTCGATTGATTTAATGTACCATTCTCTAAATACGGAATGAAACCACCTGGTAAGGTATGTAGTAATTCTCTTTTACTCTATCAAGTTGTTCTTTCAAATAGGTAAATAGAGCGTCCCTTTCTTCTTTTCCATCTCTTTGTGCAATTTTCCAATCGCAGTTATCGATGAAGGAATACTATTGTAAAAAGTTGGTTTTTCTAATAGACTAAAATAAAAATAAACTAGATAGTGTTTGGAAGACAAAACTTAGGATCATACTCTGTTATTACTTTACCTAACGTTCATGGAAAGAGGAGTAGTTAGAGATTTCTATATGATACTTTAATTAAAATTGACGAGGACTTGATGCGAGGGAGTATCCGCAACAAATCTGTATACTTAACTAAAGATGGAATTAATGTGTATCCATTTTGGGGATTAATAATAAAGTTTTCTAGCAGCTAAACTACACAAATAACAAGAATAATAAATGAAAAGGTCAAATAAGATAGATATAAAAATACATACTAGAATCTTGGAGGTATATAGTATGCTAAAAGAAGAATTACGGAAACGAGCATTGTCGATAGTCGAAATTCCAGCTAATTTTCAACCTATCATAGAGGAGTATGCTGAGGGAAAGAATGGGGAAGGTAAGGCAATGTTTTCATGGGCGAATGAAAAAAGAGATAAAGGGGTTATTATAAATCTTGATTTGTCCGGTAATTTGACAAGTTTAACAATTGACATGGGTGATGGTGGAAATTCCAATACTGTTCCTTCAGGTGTAGAGGAAAGAAAAGAACGAGCGGAGCAATTTTTACTTAGTCATTATCCTGACGCTTTAAATGATTTAACTTTCTCTGAAATGAGAAAACTGGATCATGCATATCGCTTTAACTATGAACGGGTTGTCATGGACTTACCACTTAAGCCTTCTGGCTGTATTATTGACGTAGATCAAATGGGTAATGTTGTGAAATTTTCTTATAAAATTGAGAGTCAAATACCCAAAATACCAACAACTTTGATTTCAAAAGAGAAACTAATTGAACACGTAAAAAATAGGCTGAATTTTAAGGAAGCTATTACAAGGCTATATACTATTAATCATAATGTAGCAGATGATGGACTCCGTCTTGTTTATGAACTAGAGCCCTCTTTCATGAAATACAAAGCGGATGTATTGACCCCAACCTTGAGCATTATACATGATGAAGATGTTCCAGAAACCTACGTTCTACTTCCAACTCCTTTGAATACGGCAATACAAAAAGATTTATCTATTAAAGAGGTCATTGGAATATCAGATGAATTTGAAGTTATTAGGGAAGTTGATATGGGGGAAGAAATAGGCATTGTTTGGCGGGACCGGAACTGGAAGATGGAGGAGCAGGACTTATCTTTTGAAGGCTTTTTGAAGAGACATACAGAAGATACAGTTAAAGCCTTCATATTAAAGGAAACAGGAAAAGTTAGAAGTTTTGTCTGGTTCAATGAGCGGAGTGGTGATCTCAGGCTCACTCGTGAAGAATGTTTTCAACATGCGACACAATTCCTTGAAGGGGTCATTCCAAGTTATCATAAATATCTACAATTGGTTGTTCGAGAGAATGGTGAAGAGGTGAACGATACGAGAAAAAAAGAAACATTTTCTTTCCGTATACATAATGGTAATGGCATACCAGTTCAGTTAGAAAAAGTAGTAGTTACAGTTAATTGTGAAACAGGACAAATTGATAATTATAGCGGGCCAAGTTTTGACATCGAACAATTGAGCCAAATCCCAGCAGAGCCAGCAATTTCAAAAGAAGAAGCGAGAGATATATTTTTCAATCATTTGGACTTTGAATTGGCATGGAACAAAAATTATGGTTGTGCCACAGAATCT
This region of Cytobacillus sp. IB215665 genomic DNA includes:
- a CDS encoding helix-turn-helix domain-containing protein, with translation MINNEELGAIVKKIRKERNITQKELAKGLCCQTTISYLEKGKAFPRIDTMYYIASRLGVTVDYFFQLIEEEQNIYASDTVTLLEKLVKEKDYQQIFELASTERINLKFNFFSQKYIQYINWQYWRSAQYLGKVSWEECVKELNNLINHQTKEIPLFQDLRIKNVIANVLAENRQEKEAKNIYLKLLAYDLDLYDYQKLKVKVFYNLATLYIESKEYDLAQDTANKGIHYSKKIEDMCILGNLFFQVALCSFQLNKNKDQTNYYFEQAKFFYKFFGHSMNVEYIDM
- a CDS encoding ABC transporter ATP-binding protein, encoding MLEVVDIKKKYGKKEVLKGVTFTVDKGDFLGVIGKNGAGKTTLTNIICKLVNQDSGNITYGFNENEIYKKIGVQTQSGDFDDRLKVDDMCTLWRKIYKLDQSEVEELLKRFDLIEVRKQYIKTLSGGQKQKLNILLCLLNDPELLILDELTTSLDAISRHEMRKYLKQLNEQGRTIIMVSHYMDEVEELCNKVVVLKDGEVEQTTTPKALVGTKFNSLQDYFVESV
- a CDS encoding ABC transporter permease is translated as MNTVNALFQLEVKKLLRTWIILGFGVIAPILFLVMQTGISNKTLELYGLEIAPIDYTFPMFAFLSVVVLAIGNVGIGFSYMRSIYFFRRLRLASVKSTQFIFANFLVQLLCAIFTIILLVVVSTTGYSLSLEGKSFVTFGFLLLLSFVMCYFIGVFIGNLTTDPKTSQTLSMIVYFVIIFLGGVTFPFEALPDFMQKISYMLPTTHAVRILQISWNGGDIWQSYHMEFVFVTTIIAGILSIRFFKYD
- a CDS encoding DUF4085 family protein, which translates into the protein MSLRESCMTQLLNETGIQLHLYVSTDGGFSSKLFIHLVFKRMTSEEMEKPIQVGQWFVYDEFAFRVLLKDPDSQSTITMKELEAQYFYYPKEYTLLKMIGSLNRRQLLTIF
- a CDS encoding YcdB/YcdC domain-containing protein, which gives rise to MLKEELRKRALSIVEIPANFQPIIEEYAEGKNGEGKAMFSWANEKRDKGVIINLDLSGNLTSLTIDMGDGGNSNTVPSGVEERKERAEQFLLSHYPDALNDLTFSEMRKLDHAYRFNYERVVMDLPLKPSGCIIDVDQMGNVVKFSYKIESQIPKIPTTLISKEKLIEHVKNRLNFKEAITRLYTINHNVADDGLRLVYELEPSFMKYKADVLTPTLSIIHDEDVPETYVLLPTPLNTAIQKDLSIKEVIGISDEFEVIREVDMGEEIGIVWRDRNWKMEEQDLSFEGFLKRHTEDTVKAFILKETGKVRSFVWFNERSGDLRLTREECFQHATQFLEGVIPSYHKYLQLVVRENGEEVNDTRKKETFSFRIHNGNGIPVQLEKVVVTVNCETGQIDNYSGPSFDIEQLSQIPAEPAISKEEARDIFFNHLDFELAWNKNYGCATESHILVYQACDRYSRTSIQYIDAMTGAVISAKEK